In the genome of Nitrospira japonica, one region contains:
- a CDS encoding alginate O-acetyltransferase AlgX-related protein, whose translation MNIVRLKSWASRLFSNRLALAVVILFGFGYVFLWLTGSTNSIQLADNLIAMYLVTWGLYGMTSRVSRQEVRSRFVTVTVTLLLCLAALEIPAVLRLVNYQDLFSTPGSPNWWNIPQYVEDPELVWIHTPHYQKKGKYVRGNVAEALCATMVNDVREYDVRYDQHGFRNQTDLTSADIAVVGDSFVESPQTPYDSLMTNVLGNLQHASVANLGISGYGPQQELIVLKRFALPLRPKTIVWVFYEGNDLNDVQRYEDSLHLTAESRPPQSVLSQIWTRSFLNNLLSTFVRLRDGCQSSSAVGDYYALVKDAQGRETRQYFISDLFSTPAKHMEAMSITRTSLSTAHQLSRQHGFRLVVVFAPTEYRVYSDVPSVIEFSDKTKDWRPSNLPSRLRSMVADIDPKIDFIDLTPVFRDEVSRYGQPFLSDDTHWSDAGHALVARTIHDALINGSPAYVVQNVPDQQDDVVVLDQNDSALMVRDADGTIRYWNKGAQELYGFTSSEALGKSSHSLLKTQFPKPLPAIEREMMEKKFWYGELVHRRRDGSKVFVRSRWDLQQNPKDKTITVLEVNSKNNS comes from the coding sequence ATGAATATCGTTCGATTAAAGTCTTGGGCTTCCCGCCTGTTCTCGAACAGACTGGCCTTGGCCGTCGTGATTCTCTTCGGCTTCGGGTACGTATTTCTCTGGCTGACCGGCTCAACCAACAGCATACAGCTCGCCGATAACCTCATTGCCATGTACCTGGTGACCTGGGGCTTGTATGGAATGACGTCCCGAGTGTCCCGGCAAGAAGTACGCAGCAGGTTTGTCACGGTCACGGTTACGCTCTTGTTGTGTTTGGCTGCTCTGGAAATTCCGGCTGTCCTCCGCCTGGTCAACTACCAAGACCTCTTCAGCACTCCCGGCAGTCCCAATTGGTGGAACATTCCCCAGTATGTCGAGGATCCCGAACTGGTGTGGATTCATACCCCCCACTATCAGAAGAAGGGGAAATACGTTCGAGGTAACGTCGCAGAGGCCTTGTGCGCCACCATGGTGAACGATGTGCGGGAATACGATGTCCGATACGACCAGCATGGATTCCGCAATCAGACGGATTTGACATCCGCGGATATCGCCGTCGTCGGAGATTCCTTCGTTGAATCACCGCAGACCCCGTATGACTCCCTGATGACCAACGTCCTAGGAAATCTTCAGCATGCCTCCGTGGCCAACCTGGGAATTTCCGGCTACGGGCCACAGCAGGAATTGATCGTGCTAAAACGTTTTGCGCTGCCGCTGCGCCCGAAGACGATCGTCTGGGTGTTCTATGAAGGCAACGACCTCAACGACGTCCAGCGATATGAGGACAGTTTGCATTTGACGGCCGAGTCGCGACCGCCTCAAAGCGTCCTGAGCCAGATTTGGACACGCTCGTTCTTGAACAATTTGTTGTCGACGTTCGTCCGGTTACGCGACGGATGTCAATCGTCTTCGGCGGTCGGAGATTATTATGCGCTCGTGAAAGACGCACAGGGACGGGAAACGCGGCAGTATTTCATCTCCGACCTGTTCAGCACTCCCGCCAAGCATATGGAGGCGATGTCGATTACCCGGACCTCTCTATCAACCGCGCATCAATTGTCCCGTCAGCACGGCTTTCGACTGGTCGTGGTCTTCGCACCAACGGAGTATCGAGTCTATAGTGACGTGCCAAGCGTGATCGAGTTTTCCGATAAAACCAAGGATTGGCGGCCCAGCAATCTTCCCTCACGGCTTCGTTCGATGGTCGCCGACATCGATCCCAAGATCGACTTCATCGACCTGACGCCCGTCTTCAGGGATGAGGTCTCGAGATACGGCCAGCCCTTTCTTTCTGACGATACCCATTGGTCGGATGCGGGTCATGCATTGGTCGCACGAACGATCCATGACGCGCTGATCAACGGCAGCCCGGCCTACGTCGTCCAGAACGTCCCGGATCAGCAGGACGACGTTGTCGTGTTGGATCAGAACGACAGCGCCCTGATGGTCCGTGACGCCGACGGGACGATTCGGTATTGGAATAAGGGCGCGCAAGAGCTGTACGGCTTTACATCCAGTGAAGCATTGGGGAAGAGTTCACACAGTCTGTTGAAGACCCAGTTCCCGAAGCCGCTCCCGGCGATCGAACGTGAGATGATGGAGAAAAAATTCTGGTACGGCGAACTGGTCCATCGACGCCGCGACGGCTCCAAGGTATTCGTGAGGAGCCGGTGGGATCTGCAGCAGAATCCCAAAGACAAGACCATCACGGTCCTCGAGGTCAACAGCAAGAACAATTCCTGA